A window of Mytilus edulis chromosome 10, xbMytEdul2.2, whole genome shotgun sequence contains these coding sequences:
- the LOC139491971 gene encoding temptin-like — protein sequence MFRGIVYLVLLTVVFGFPGFKNNIPNGNKVPDPCYGHTNQTWWGVGHDKASGGGTRCQFGLDFKAAGFKWTKKLCQTDSDQDGRTNGQELGDPDCTWTKGETPSAATSGHPGICEPLSDSKCVLVNKDIVCQSTSGK from the exons ATGTTCAGAGGAATTGTATATCTGGTCTTGTTAACCGTTGTTTTTGGATTTCCaggatttaaaaataatatacccAACGGAAATAAGGTACCGGATCCTTGTTATGGACATACTAATCAGACATGGTGGGGAGTAGGACACGACAAGGCATCAGGAGGAGGGACAAGATGTCAATTTGGACTG GACTTTAAGGCTGCTGGATTCAAATGGACAAAGAAACTGTGTCAAACAGACTCAGACCAAGATGGTCgtacgaatggacaagaacttgGAGACCCAGACTGCACGTGGACAAAAGGCGAAACTCCTAGCGCTGCTACATCTGGTCACCCAG gtATTTGTGAACCCCTGAGTGATTCCAAATGTGTTCTGGTAAATAAAGATATAGTAT